A single Providencia manganoxydans DNA region contains:
- the pbpC gene encoding peptidoglycan glycosyltransferase PbpC (penicillin-binding protein 1C) has translation MKKGLRRTGLTLLFLVIFLPLLFVLADKIWPLPIKQIEMARTVVAADGTPLWRFADKEGIWRYPVKLDEVSPEFIEALLTYEDRHFYNHPGVNPFSLLRALWQDVSSGRIISGGSTISMQVARLVDPHDRTVTGKLKQLWRTAQLEYHYSKNEILEMYLNRAPYGGTIEGIGAASWVYLNKAPDKLTSGEAALFAVLPQAPSRLRPDRYPLRAQAARDKVLDRLAEYQVWPIEKITDIKQEQIWLAPRKSPNSAPLLARRVVKDVQDSIIETTIDAGLQRQLEDMAMNWKNQLPKQTSLGLLVVDHTDMSVKAYIGSIDFQDNSRFGHVDMITAWRSPGSTLKPFLYALAMDDGLIHAESLLQDVPRRFDDYRPGNFDTGFNGPVSVSDALVRSLNLPVVQVLDVYGSKRFTAKLRNVGTELRFPLASEPNLSLILGGTAARMDDLVSAYSGFARQGKVSPLRYRPTDVLRDRQLMSPGAAWIIRRIMGGEARPVPDSSLTAQVNLAWKTGTSYGYRDAWAIGVNPRYTIGVWVGRPDGTPVAGQYGYATAIPIMNQVNNLLLARLYQSHLSIPKDPRPASVSQAVICWPSGTTLPKEDSNCRQRRLSWILDNTIPPTLMAKEQESLLGLRQKVWVNSQGLQVASDCPNATEKEIHLWPITLESWLPVGEKRINRLPKADPECPPLRAEMPPLLISGVRSGEVLQRLPGKTSLDLRLITQGGQGHQWWFLNGEQVQETNHNGTILLTLEKSGSYQISVLDLGGQVTSVDFKVK, from the coding sequence GATGGCACGCACGGTAGTTGCCGCAGATGGCACACCGCTTTGGCGCTTTGCGGATAAAGAGGGAATATGGCGTTATCCGGTAAAATTAGATGAGGTCTCACCTGAATTTATTGAAGCGTTACTCACCTACGAAGATCGTCACTTTTATAACCATCCGGGGGTTAATCCTTTCTCATTACTCAGAGCATTATGGCAGGACGTCAGTTCTGGGCGCATTATTTCGGGTGGTAGCACGATATCGATGCAGGTGGCGCGGCTAGTTGATCCTCACGATAGAACAGTCACGGGTAAATTAAAGCAACTATGGCGAACAGCTCAGCTTGAATATCATTATTCAAAAAATGAAATATTAGAAATGTATCTCAATCGTGCACCCTATGGCGGAACGATTGAAGGAATAGGTGCGGCGAGTTGGGTATATTTGAATAAAGCACCAGATAAATTAACCTCTGGGGAGGCGGCATTGTTTGCTGTGCTACCTCAAGCACCAAGTCGTCTAAGGCCAGATCGCTATCCCTTAAGGGCTCAAGCTGCTCGTGACAAAGTACTTGATAGATTGGCTGAGTATCAAGTTTGGCCGATAGAGAAAATAACGGATATTAAACAAGAACAAATTTGGTTGGCACCGCGTAAAAGTCCAAATTCAGCGCCATTACTGGCACGACGCGTCGTCAAAGATGTTCAAGACTCAATCATTGAAACAACTATTGATGCAGGGCTACAGCGTCAATTAGAAGATATGGCAATGAATTGGAAAAATCAGTTGCCAAAACAGACATCACTGGGGCTGCTGGTGGTCGATCATACCGATATGAGTGTAAAAGCGTATATTGGCTCAATTGATTTCCAAGATAATAGCCGTTTTGGCCATGTTGATATGATCACGGCATGGCGTTCACCAGGCTCTACGTTAAAACCATTTTTATATGCATTGGCAATGGATGATGGTTTGATCCATGCAGAGTCATTACTGCAAGATGTGCCGCGGCGTTTTGATGATTATCGACCGGGCAATTTTGATACTGGATTTAATGGTCCAGTAAGTGTCAGTGATGCATTAGTACGATCCTTGAACTTACCCGTTGTACAAGTACTTGATGTTTATGGCAGTAAGCGTTTTACGGCTAAATTACGTAACGTAGGTACTGAATTACGTTTCCCATTAGCGAGTGAACCTAATTTATCACTGATTTTAGGCGGAACAGCGGCTCGCATGGATGATTTAGTGTCTGCTTATAGCGGCTTTGCTCGTCAAGGTAAGGTATCGCCTTTACGTTATCGACCCACAGACGTATTGCGTGATCGTCAATTAATGTCACCGGGGGCAGCATGGATTATTCGCCGTATTATGGGCGGCGAAGCGCGTCCTGTGCCGGATAGTAGTTTAACCGCGCAAGTCAATTTAGCGTGGAAAACGGGAACGAGTTATGGCTACCGCGATGCATGGGCTATCGGTGTGAACCCTCGCTATACAATAGGCGTTTGGGTGGGGCGGCCTGATGGCACGCCTGTAGCGGGGCAGTATGGTTATGCAACCGCGATCCCGATTATGAATCAAGTCAATAACCTATTACTGGCTCGTTTATATCAATCTCATCTATCGATACCAAAAGATCCGCGGCCAGCTAGTGTCAGTCAAGCAGTGATTTGTTGGCCAAGTGGCACTACACTGCCAAAAGAAGATAGTAATTGCCGGCAGCGTCGCTTGAGTTGGATTTTAGATAATACTATTCCACCGACATTGATGGCTAAGGAGCAAGAGTCTTTGCTTGGTTTACGCCAAAAGGTGTGGGTTAACAGTCAAGGTTTGCAAGTTGCTTCAGATTGCCCAAATGCAACCGAAAAAGAGATCCATTTATGGCCGATAACCTTAGAGTCATGGTTGCCTGTTGGTGAAAAAAGGATAAATCGTTTACCAAAAGCAGATCCTGAATGTCCTCCGTTACGGGCTGAAATGCCACCACTACTGATATCAGGCGTTCGTAGCGGAGAAGTGTTACAGCGATTACCGGGAAAAACGAGTTTAGATCTGCGTTTAATCACTCAAGGTGGGCAAGGTCATCAGTGGTGGTTTTTAAATGGAGAACAAGTTCAAGAAACTAACCATAATGGCACTATTTTATTGACACTGGAGAAATCGGGTAGCTATCAGATATCGGTTTTAGATTTGGGTGGACAAGTCACGTCAGTGGACTTTAAAGTGAAGTAG
- the ndk gene encoding nucleoside-diphosphate kinase yields MTVQRTFSIIKPNAVKKNAIGAIYHRFESAGFSIVAAKMLHLTREQAEGFYAEHKGRPFFEGLVEFMTSGPIMLQVLEGENAVQRHRDLMGATNPDNALAGTLRADYADSFTENAVHGSDSIESANREIAYFFAEDEICPR; encoded by the coding sequence ATGACGGTTCAACGTACATTTTCTATTATTAAGCCAAACGCAGTGAAGAAAAACGCAATTGGTGCAATTTATCACCGCTTTGAAAGCGCTGGTTTTTCAATCGTTGCCGCCAAAATGCTGCATTTGACCCGTGAACAAGCAGAAGGTTTTTACGCGGAACACAAAGGCCGTCCTTTCTTCGAAGGTCTGGTTGAGTTCATGACTTCTGGTCCAATCATGCTGCAAGTTCTTGAAGGTGAAAATGCAGTTCAACGTCACCGTGACTTAATGGGTGCAACTAATCCAGATAACGCGCTAGCAGGTACACTGCGTGCTGATTATGCAGATAGTTTCACTGAAAACGCCGTTCACGGTTCAGATTCTATCGAATCAGCAAACCGCGAAATCGCGTATTTTTTTGCAGAAGATGAAATCTGCCCACGCTAA
- a CDS encoding bifunctional tRNA (adenosine(37)-C2)-methyltransferase TrmG/ribosomal RNA large subunit methyltransferase RlmN — MSDMTTSAQCATSSAISVTPETNSQKINLLDLNRKQMREFFAQMGEKPFRADQVMKWIYHYCYDDFDQMTDINKVLRAKLKEVAEIRAPEVAEEQRSADGTIKWAITVGDQQVETVYIPEDDRATLCVSSQVGCALECKFCSTAQQGFNRNLRVSEIIGQVWRAAKIIGSLKSSGRRPITNVVMMGMGEPLLNLNNVVPAMEIMMDDFGFGLSKRRVTLSTSGVVPALDKLGDMIDVALAISLHAPTDDVRDDIVPINKKYNIETFLSSVRRYLAKSNANGGRVTVEYVMLDHINDSTEQAHQLAECLKDTPSKINLIPWNPFPGAPYGRSSNSRIDRFSKVLMEYGFTTIVRKTRGDDIDAACGQLAGEVIDRTKRTLKKRMAGEPIKVKAV, encoded by the coding sequence ATGTCCGACATGACTACTAGTGCACAATGTGCAACTTCCTCAGCTATTTCTGTCACACCAGAAACTAACTCACAAAAAATTAACCTGCTGGATCTAAATCGTAAGCAGATGCGTGAATTCTTCGCGCAAATGGGTGAAAAACCATTCCGTGCTGACCAAGTAATGAAATGGATTTATCACTACTGTTATGACGATTTTGATCAAATGACAGATATCAACAAAGTTCTAAGAGCGAAACTGAAGGAAGTCGCTGAAATCCGTGCACCGGAAGTTGCCGAAGAACAGCGTTCTGCGGATGGCACAATTAAATGGGCGATCACTGTGGGTGACCAACAGGTCGAAACGGTTTATATCCCAGAAGATGATCGTGCAACCTTATGTGTTTCTTCACAAGTAGGTTGTGCTCTGGAATGTAAATTCTGCTCAACCGCACAGCAAGGGTTTAACCGTAACTTACGTGTCTCAGAAATTATTGGGCAAGTTTGGCGTGCTGCAAAAATTATTGGTTCGTTGAAATCCAGTGGTCGTCGTCCAATCACCAATGTAGTGATGATGGGAATGGGCGAGCCATTATTGAACTTAAATAATGTCGTGCCAGCAATGGAAATCATGATGGATGATTTCGGTTTTGGCTTATCTAAACGTCGTGTGACTTTATCAACCTCGGGGGTTGTACCCGCTTTAGACAAGCTCGGCGATATGATTGATGTGGCTTTAGCGATTTCATTGCATGCACCGACCGACGATGTCCGTGATGATATTGTGCCAATTAATAAAAAGTACAATATTGAAACCTTTTTGAGCAGTGTTAGACGCTACCTTGCAAAATCGAATGCTAATGGTGGCCGTGTTACTGTGGAATATGTGATGCTTGATCATATTAATGATAGTACTGAACAAGCGCATCAATTAGCGGAATGCTTAAAAGATACACCAAGTAAAATTAATTTGATCCCTTGGAACCCGTTCCCCGGAGCACCTTATGGCCGCAGCTCAAATAGCCGTATTGACCGTTTTTCTAAGGTGTTAATGGAGTATGGTTTTACAACAATAGTACGTAAAACTCGCGGTGATGATATAGATGCAGCGTGTGGTCAATTAGCGGGTGAAGTGATTGACAGAACAAAACGGACATTGAAAAAACGCATGGCTGGGGAACCTATCAAGGTTAAAGCAGTCTGA
- the rodZ gene encoding cytoskeleton protein RodZ, with translation MTIDNNTEQTPITVGKLLSQARERMGLTQEAVAERLCLKVSTVREIDEDIKPAGVEPTFLRGYMRLYARMVNVAESELNALLKTGEPIAMSTVSPMQSYSLGKKRKKREGWLMKVTWLIVILLIAMVGVWWWQDHQAQKSELTTMANQNDLILSQQNNVENSTESPSDVPDNSAINAPLTAESTPIDLAPAQPIDTQVMESQPVKTVPLPNASNTTVTVDRAQTHDEPEAAPVVQDALVMSFKGPCWLEVRDANNKILFSGTKNNGDKLDLQGTPPYRLNIGAPANVDAQFNGNVVDLSRFIKANRPAKLKVPEA, from the coding sequence ATGACTATCGATAACAATACCGAACAAACCCCAATCACTGTAGGAAAACTATTATCTCAGGCTCGTGAACGTATGGGGCTCACGCAAGAGGCGGTCGCTGAGCGTCTTTGTCTTAAGGTGAGTACGGTAAGAGAAATCGATGAAGATATAAAGCCTGCTGGTGTTGAACCCACATTTTTGCGCGGTTATATGCGTTTGTATGCACGCATGGTAAATGTTGCTGAGAGTGAATTAAACGCGTTATTAAAAACCGGTGAACCGATTGCTATGTCAACGGTTTCACCTATGCAAAGCTATTCGTTAGGTAAAAAACGTAAGAAACGTGAAGGCTGGCTAATGAAAGTCACTTGGCTGATTGTGATTTTATTAATTGCAATGGTCGGTGTGTGGTGGTGGCAAGACCATCAGGCACAAAAAAGTGAGTTAACGACGATGGCAAATCAAAATGATTTGATCCTTTCTCAACAAAACAATGTTGAAAACTCAACTGAATCGCCGAGCGACGTTCCTGATAATTCTGCAATTAATGCGCCACTGACCGCGGAAAGTACACCGATTGATTTAGCACCGGCACAACCTATCGATACTCAAGTCATGGAATCGCAGCCTGTTAAAACAGTGCCATTACCAAACGCATCAAATACAACTGTAACAGTCGATCGCGCTCAAACTCATGATGAGCCTGAAGCCGCTCCTGTGGTTCAAGATGCATTAGTGATGAGTTTTAAAGGCCCATGCTGGCTTGAAGTCCGTGATGCTAATAATAAAATTTTGTTTAGTGGCACAAAAAATAATGGCGATAAGCTCGACTTACAAGGTACTCCTCCTTACCGTTTAAATATTGGTGCGCCAGCAAACGTGGATGCACAGTTTAATGGTAATGTTGTTGATTTAAGTCGTTTTATTAAGGCAAATCGCCCTGCTAAATTGAAAGTCCCTGAAGCATAA
- the ispG gene encoding flavodoxin-dependent (E)-4-hydroxy-3-methylbut-2-enyl-diphosphate synthase — MHNESPIKRRKSTRIYVGKVPIGDGAPIAVQSMTNTRTTDVDATVRQIQSLERVGVDIVRVSVPTMDAAEAFKLIKQQVNVPLVADIHFDYRIALKVAEYGVDCLRINPGNIGSEERIRQVVDCARHYNIPIRIGVNGGSLEKDIQEKYGEPTPEALVESAMRHVDILDRLNFDQFKVSVKASDVFLAVGSYRLLAQKIDQPLHLGITEAGGARSGSVKSAIGLGMLLSEGIGDTLRISLAADPVEEVKVGFDILKSLRIRSRGINFIACPTCSRQEFDVIGTVNALEQRLEDIITPMDVSIIGCVVNGPGEAEVSTLGVAGAKTKSGFYEDGKRQKERFDNDNIIDQLEAKIRAKAAMLDESNRIEINQIEK; from the coding sequence ATGCATAATGAATCACCGATCAAAAGACGTAAATCCACCCGAATATATGTAGGTAAAGTCCCTATTGGCGATGGTGCACCTATCGCAGTTCAATCTATGACCAATACCCGTACGACAGATGTCGATGCAACGGTACGCCAAATTCAGTCATTAGAGCGTGTCGGTGTTGATATCGTACGTGTTTCTGTTCCGACGATGGATGCTGCCGAGGCATTTAAGTTAATTAAGCAACAGGTTAATGTACCTTTGGTTGCCGATATCCACTTCGATTATCGTATTGCATTAAAAGTGGCGGAATATGGGGTTGATTGTTTACGCATCAACCCGGGTAACATTGGTAGTGAAGAGCGTATTCGTCAAGTTGTTGACTGTGCTCGTCATTACAATATCCCTATTCGTATTGGTGTTAATGGGGGGTCTCTTGAAAAAGATATTCAAGAGAAATATGGTGAACCCACACCTGAAGCATTAGTTGAATCGGCAATGCGCCATGTGGATATTTTAGATAGATTAAACTTCGATCAGTTTAAAGTTAGTGTTAAAGCATCCGATGTTTTTCTTGCCGTTGGCTCATATCGCCTTCTTGCCCAGAAAATTGACCAGCCGTTACACCTAGGTATTACTGAGGCCGGTGGTGCTCGTTCTGGTTCAGTAAAATCGGCGATTGGTCTTGGTATGCTGTTATCTGAAGGGATCGGGGATACGCTGCGTATTTCTCTGGCAGCCGATCCTGTTGAAGAAGTCAAAGTTGGTTTTGATATTCTTAAATCACTGCGTATTCGTTCTCGTGGAATTAACTTTATCGCTTGTCCAACCTGTTCACGCCAAGAGTTTGATGTTATTGGTACTGTGAACGCATTAGAACAGCGTTTAGAAGATATTATTACCCCAATGGATGTTTCAATCATCGGTTGTGTGGTCAATGGCCCCGGCGAGGCAGAGGTATCCACTCTTGGTGTTGCTGGCGCTAAAACGAAAAGTGGTTTCTATGAAGACGGTAAACGTCAGAAAGAGCGTTTCGATAATGATAATATTATCGATCAGCTTGAGGCGAAAATTCGCGCAAAAGCAGCAATGCTTGATGAAAGTAATCGCATAGAGATAAACCAAATAGAAAAATAG
- the hisS gene encoding histidine--tRNA ligase encodes MAKNIQAVRGMNDYLPADTRVWQKIEAVLKNILQGYSFSEIRTPIVEHTPLFSRAIGEVTDVVEKEMYTFIDRQESDKEPISLTLRPENTAGCVRAGIEHGLLYNQEQRLWYLGPMFRHERPQKGRYRQFHQLGAEVFGLAGPDIDAEMIMMTARWWRALGISEHVTLELNSIGSLEARARYREALVEFLEQHKDKLDEDCKRRMYTNPMRVLDSKNKDVQTLLNDAPELFEYLDDESREHFDGLCKLLDAAGIGYRVNQRLVRGLDYYNRTVFEWVTTALGSQGTVCAGGRYDGLVEQLGGRATPAVGFAMGMERMVLLVKDLNPSFTADESVTDVYLASFGENSQKSALMLAEQVRDALPTLRVMTNHGGGNFKKQLARADKQGAKIALILGDDEILNNQVGVKDLRTGEQETISQQHLAQRLAELLG; translated from the coding sequence GTGGCAAAAAATATCCAGGCCGTTCGTGGCATGAACGATTACCTGCCGGCAGACACTCGAGTCTGGCAGAAAATTGAAGCAGTTCTTAAAAATATTTTACAAGGATATAGCTTTAGTGAAATTCGTACCCCGATTGTAGAGCATACCCCGCTATTTAGTAGGGCAATTGGTGAAGTGACCGATGTGGTTGAAAAAGAGATGTATACCTTTATCGATCGCCAAGAAAGCGATAAAGAGCCAATCAGCCTCACTTTGCGCCCTGAAAATACTGCCGGTTGTGTCCGCGCAGGTATAGAGCATGGTTTGCTGTACAATCAGGAACAGCGTTTATGGTATCTTGGGCCAATGTTCCGTCATGAACGTCCGCAAAAAGGGCGTTACCGTCAATTTCACCAGCTGGGAGCAGAAGTTTTTGGTCTAGCCGGCCCTGATATTGATGCTGAAATGATTATGATGACTGCGCGTTGGTGGCGTGCTTTAGGCATCAGTGAACATGTCACGTTAGAGTTGAACTCGATTGGCTCTTTAGAAGCTCGTGCACGTTATCGCGAAGCATTAGTTGAGTTCCTTGAGCAACATAAAGATAAACTCGATGAAGATTGCAAGCGTCGTATGTACACTAACCCAATGCGTGTTTTGGATTCGAAAAATAAAGATGTGCAGACATTACTTAATGACGCACCTGAATTGTTTGAATATTTAGATGATGAATCGCGAGAGCATTTCGATGGTTTATGTAAATTATTGGATGCGGCGGGTATTGGATATCGTGTCAATCAGCGCTTAGTTCGTGGTCTTGATTATTATAACCGCACCGTGTTTGAATGGGTAACAACGGCATTAGGTTCACAAGGTACAGTATGTGCCGGTGGTCGTTATGATGGCCTAGTTGAACAGTTGGGTGGCCGTGCAACACCAGCTGTTGGTTTTGCAATGGGTATGGAACGTATGGTTTTATTAGTTAAAGACCTTAACCCAAGTTTTACTGCTGATGAATCAGTGACCGATGTTTATTTGGCATCATTTGGTGAAAATAGTCAAAAATCAGCGTTAATGTTAGCAGAACAAGTCCGTGATGCGTTACCAACACTGCGTGTGATGACAAACCACGGCGGCGGTAATTTTAAGAAACAATTAGCGCGCGCAGATAAACAAGGCGCTAAAATTGCTTTGATTTTAGGCGATGATGAAATCTTAAATAACCAAGTTGGTGTTAAAGATTTGCGCACAGGTGAGCAAGAAACGATTTCACAACAGCATTTAGCCCAGCGTTTAGCTGAACTGTTAGGTTAA
- a CDS encoding YfgM family protein produces MEVYTNENDQVDAIKRFFANNGVALVVGLVLGVGAVFGWNYWQSHKTNVLQESAQKFENVSTQLHSGSAQGIEAAQKFAAETNDVYSAMIGLELAQVAVDKGDLAMAEKSLANALEKAKTEDMADLINLRLARVQLALGNADAALASIGNIKAKSWQAAAQDVRGDALLQKGDIAGAKAAYTQGLDSEGSQTLKGLLTLKLNNVSN; encoded by the coding sequence GTGGAAGTCTATACAAACGAAAATGATCAAGTTGATGCGATTAAACGCTTTTTTGCTAATAATGGTGTTGCGTTAGTTGTTGGGCTTGTTTTAGGTGTTGGTGCTGTTTTTGGGTGGAACTATTGGCAGTCTCATAAAACGAATGTACTGCAAGAAAGCGCACAAAAATTTGAAAACGTTAGCACTCAACTGCACTCTGGTTCAGCTCAAGGGATTGAGGCCGCACAAAAATTCGCGGCAGAAACCAATGATGTTTATAGCGCGATGATTGGTTTAGAACTGGCTCAGGTCGCGGTTGATAAAGGCGACTTAGCAATGGCTGAAAAGTCATTAGCAAATGCTTTAGAGAAAGCCAAAACGGAAGATATGGCAGATTTAATTAATTTGCGTTTAGCTAGAGTACAACTTGCGCTTGGTAATGCAGATGCAGCGCTAGCGTCTATTGGTAATATTAAAGCGAAATCATGGCAGGCTGCTGCACAAGATGTTCGTGGGGATGCATTACTTCAAAAAGGTGATATAGCAGGTGCTAAAGCTGCATATACACAAGGGCTAGATAGTGAAGGATCACAGACCCTTAAAGGTCTCCTTACCCTTAAACTGAATAACGTGTCTAATTAA
- the bamB gene encoding outer membrane protein assembly factor BamB, with the protein MQLRKTLLIGLVASALLAGCSSETDSIVMAPLPQVENQFTPSIVWDKSVGNGVEQFYSDLSPVWDGSSIYAADRKGLVKAFELDSGKEIWSVDLSKRTGFLSANLSALLSGGLTVSGDHIYIGTERGTVIALNKEDGSVVWDVEVAGEALSRPVASNGFVIVHTSNGMLQALDENNGEIKWTVNMDTPSLSVRGESAPSVAYGAAIVGGDNGRVSAVLLSQGQLIWQQRISQVTSSTEIGRLDDVDMTPVIDDGMIYAIAYNGTLAALDMRSGQIKWKRDLGSVNNMVLSGENLYLVDQNDRVLSVRKSDGVTLWTQEGLLNRNLSAPEMYNGYIVVGDKEGYLHWLDMSTGGFVAQNKLNSSGIHSRPVVASDKLMIQTRNGTVYLLTR; encoded by the coding sequence ATGCAGTTGCGGAAAACACTTTTGATTGGCCTAGTCGCTTCAGCTTTACTTGCCGGTTGTTCCAGCGAAACTGATTCTATCGTTATGGCACCACTCCCACAGGTTGAAAATCAATTTACCCCATCTATCGTTTGGGATAAATCAGTCGGTAATGGTGTGGAACAATTTTATTCTGATTTATCGCCAGTTTGGGATGGTAGCTCAATCTATGCGGCTGATCGCAAAGGGTTAGTGAAAGCATTTGAACTGGATAGTGGTAAAGAAATTTGGTCTGTTGATCTTTCTAAGCGTACAGGTTTTCTTTCTGCCAACTTATCTGCACTGCTATCAGGTGGGTTAACCGTTTCTGGTGATCATATTTATATTGGCACTGAGCGTGGAACCGTGATTGCCCTAAACAAAGAAGACGGCTCAGTTGTTTGGGATGTGGAAGTTGCGGGTGAAGCACTTTCTCGTCCGGTCGCCAGTAACGGTTTTGTGATTGTTCATACCAGTAATGGAATGTTACAAGCACTTGATGAGAACAACGGTGAAATCAAATGGACAGTGAATATGGATACCCCATCACTGTCCGTGAGAGGCGAGTCAGCACCAAGTGTGGCATATGGTGCAGCAATTGTGGGTGGTGACAATGGTCGCGTGAGCGCGGTATTACTGTCACAAGGCCAATTAATTTGGCAGCAACGCATTTCTCAAGTGACCAGCTCTACTGAAATTGGTCGCTTGGATGATGTGGATATGACGCCAGTTATTGATGACGGTATGATCTATGCAATTGCTTATAACGGAACGTTAGCTGCATTGGATATGCGTTCAGGCCAAATCAAATGGAAACGCGATCTCGGTTCTGTCAACAATATGGTGTTGTCGGGTGAAAATCTCTACCTTGTTGATCAAAATGACCGTGTTCTATCCGTTCGTAAGAGTGATGGTGTGACATTGTGGACGCAAGAAGGTTTATTAAACCGTAATTTGAGCGCTCCAGAAATGTACAATGGCTACATTGTTGTTGGTGATAAAGAAGGTTATCTGCATTGGTTGGATATGAGCACGGGTGGTTTTGTGGCACAAAACAAGCTCAACAGCTCAGGTATCCATAGCCGCCCTGTGGTAGCCAGTGATAAACTTATGATCCAGACAAGAAACGGCACAGTTTATCTGTTGACGCGTTAA
- the der gene encoding ribosome biogenesis GTPase Der has product MIPVVALVGRPNVGKSTLFNRLTRTRDALVADFPGLTRDRKYGRAEVEGHEFIIIDTGGIDGTEEGVETHMAAQSLQAIEEADVVLFMVDARAGLMPADEGIAKHLRSRKKKTYLVANKTDGIDADSAIGDFYSLGLGEIHSIAASHGRGVTQLIEKSLKPFIEIEEDVELTEEEENAAYWAAQEENAQFEDEEDDFDPTTLPIKLAIVGRPNVGKSTLTNRILGEDRVVVFDMPGTTRDSIYIPMERDEREYILIDTAGVRKRGKVTETVEKFSVIKTLQAIEDANVVLLVIDAREGISDQDLSLLGFILNAGRSLVIAVNKWDGMKPEDRDHVKDMLELRLGFVDFARIHFISALHGSGVGNLFESVQEAYESATRRVGTALLTRIMKMAEDEHQPPLIRGRRVKMKYAHAGGHNPPIVVIHGNQVSDLPDSYKRYLMNYFRRSLQVMGTPIRIQFKEGENPYANKKNQLTATQLRKRKRLMQHLKKR; this is encoded by the coding sequence ATGATACCCGTCGTAGCGCTGGTTGGGCGTCCAAACGTAGGAAAATCCACGTTATTTAACCGATTAACCCGTACCCGTGATGCACTGGTAGCGGATTTTCCCGGTCTGACTCGTGATCGTAAATATGGTCGTGCTGAAGTAGAAGGGCATGAATTTATTATTATCGACACCGGTGGTATCGATGGCACCGAGGAAGGTGTCGAAACCCATATGGCTGCGCAATCATTGCAAGCTATTGAAGAAGCTGATGTGGTTCTATTTATGGTCGATGCACGAGCAGGGTTAATGCCTGCGGACGAGGGGATCGCCAAGCATCTACGTAGCCGTAAGAAAAAAACTTATTTAGTTGCCAATAAAACAGATGGTATCGATGCTGATAGTGCAATTGGTGATTTTTATTCTTTAGGTTTAGGTGAAATCCATTCTATTGCTGCATCGCATGGTCGTGGTGTAACACAGTTAATTGAAAAATCACTGAAGCCTTTTATTGAAATCGAAGAAGACGTTGAGCTGACCGAAGAAGAAGAAAATGCCGCTTACTGGGCAGCCCAAGAGGAAAATGCGCAATTCGAGGACGAAGAAGATGATTTTGATCCAACCACATTGCCAATCAAATTGGCGATAGTGGGGCGGCCAAATGTCGGTAAATCTACACTAACAAACCGTATCCTTGGTGAAGATCGTGTTGTGGTATTTGATATGCCAGGTACAACACGTGATAGCATCTATATCCCAATGGAGCGTGATGAACGCGAGTATATTTTGATTGATACGGCAGGGGTCCGTAAACGCGGTAAAGTGACTGAAACTGTTGAAAAATTCTCAGTGATTAAAACATTACAAGCTATCGAAGATGCTAACGTTGTATTGTTGGTTATCGATGCACGCGAAGGGATTTCTGACCAAGACCTATCGTTATTAGGTTTTATTTTGAACGCAGGTCGTTCTTTAGTTATCGCCGTTAATAAATGGGATGGTATGAAGCCTGAAGATCGTGATCATGTAAAAGACATGCTCGAATTACGTCTTGGCTTTGTTGATTTTGCACGTATCCATTTTATTTCTGCATTACATGGTAGCGGTGTTGGTAACTTATTTGAATCTGTTCAAGAAGCTTATGAGTCAGCCACCCGCCGTGTAGGTACGGCTTTACTGACACGTATCATGAAAATGGCGGAAGATGAGCACCAACCACCATTGATCCGTGGTCGTCGCGTTAAAATGAAATATGCGCACGCAGGTGGCCATAACCCACCAATTGTTGTGATCCACGGCAACCAAGTTTCTGATTTACCAGATAGTTATAAACGTTATCTGATGAACTACTTCCGTCGTTCATTACAGGTGATGGGAACACCGATTCGTATTCAATTTAAAGAGGGCGAAAACCCTTATGCAAACAAAAAGAATCAGTTAACGGCCACTCAGCTGCGTAAACGTAAGCGTTTAATGCAGCATTTGAAAAAACGTTAA